In Phyllobacterium zundukense, one DNA window encodes the following:
- the acpS gene encoding holo-ACP synthase — MIIGIGSDLIDIRRIEKTLERHGQRFIDRVYTPVEQAKSERRKERAASYAKRFAAKEACAKALGTGLSQGVFWRDMGVVNLPSGAPTMQLTNGAAKRLSAIVPSGYTSRIHLTITDDFPLAQAFVIIEALKIEE, encoded by the coding sequence ATGATCATTGGAATCGGCAGCGATTTGATTGATATCAGGCGCATCGAAAAGACGCTTGAAAGGCATGGCCAGCGTTTCATCGACCGGGTCTATACACCTGTAGAACAAGCGAAATCCGAACGCCGCAAGGAGCGTGCGGCTTCCTACGCCAAGCGCTTCGCTGCGAAGGAAGCTTGCGCCAAGGCGCTCGGCACCGGGTTGTCTCAGGGCGTGTTCTGGCGCGACATGGGTGTGGTCAACCTGCCGAGCGGCGCGCCGACAATGCAACTCACCAATGGTGCGGCGAAGCGCCTGAGCGCGATTGTACCTTCCGGCTACACATCCCGAATCCATCTGACGATCACTGATGATTTTCCCCTTGCACAAGCATTCGTGATTATCGAGGCTTTGAAAATCGAAGAATAG
- a CDS encoding DUF2062 domain-containing protein: MLFKRRKVPGYRERLRVALWPRRSIGRSLRYFGKRVLRLRATPHAIAAGFACGIFAAFIPILGVHIAVALAIAWVIGGNIAAAVIGTTLGNPLVLPFIWAATLEAGRFVLTGHLAGDPLPHHLGSMLRHLDFAVLWEPLIKPMLIGAAPLGFAAALLVYFPVRWAVGSFQNRRRSGFRLEKVAEPT, translated from the coding sequence ATGCTTTTCAAACGGCGTAAAGTGCCAGGCTATCGCGAGCGGCTGCGTGTTGCGCTTTGGCCGCGCCGCTCGATCGGCCGCTCATTGCGCTATTTTGGCAAGCGTGTCTTGCGCCTGAGGGCGACGCCGCACGCGATTGCCGCAGGTTTCGCCTGCGGGATTTTTGCCGCGTTCATTCCCATTCTCGGCGTGCACATTGCCGTCGCTCTGGCGATAGCCTGGGTTATTGGCGGAAACATTGCTGCTGCTGTTATCGGCACGACGCTTGGCAACCCCCTGGTTCTGCCTTTCATATGGGCGGCAACCTTGGAAGCAGGGCGTTTTGTTCTGACCGGCCATCTCGCCGGTGACCCTCTGCCGCATCATCTCGGCTCCATGCTCCGGCATCTGGATTTTGCTGTTTTGTGGGAACCGTTGATCAAGCCCATGCTGATTGGCGCTGCCCCGCTTGGCTTTGCCGCCGCGCTGCTCGTCTATTTTCCGGTTCGCTGGGCCGTTGGCAGCTTTCAGAACCGCCGCAGGTCGGGCTTTCGGCTCGAGAAAGTCGCCGAGCCAACATGA
- the pyrE gene encoding orotate phosphoribosyltransferase: MNTSEVLDVFREAGAVLEGHFILTSGLRSPIFLQKARVFMHADKTERVCRGLADKIKDAGLGQIDYVVGPAIGGIIPAYETSRHLGVPAIWVERENGIFKLRRFEIAKGARVVIVEDIVTTGLSIRETVTCLQELGANVLAAACIIDRSAGKSDVGVPLIALAEYEVPAYPADQLPPELAAIPPVKPGSRNI; the protein is encoded by the coding sequence ATGAACACAAGTGAAGTTCTGGATGTATTTCGCGAGGCAGGCGCGGTGCTTGAAGGGCACTTTATCCTGACGTCAGGTCTGCGCAGCCCGATCTTCCTGCAAAAGGCGCGTGTTTTCATGCATGCGGACAAGACGGAGCGTGTCTGCCGTGGCCTTGCCGACAAGATCAAGGATGCCGGTCTTGGCCAGATTGATTATGTGGTTGGCCCGGCAATCGGCGGTATCATTCCGGCCTATGAGACATCACGGCACCTTGGCGTGCCTGCGATCTGGGTCGAGCGTGAAAATGGCATATTCAAGCTTCGCCGGTTCGAAATTGCCAAGGGCGCGCGCGTTGTTATCGTTGAAGACATTGTAACGACAGGGCTTTCGATCCGCGAAACGGTCACGTGCCTGCAGGAATTGGGTGCCAATGTACTGGCAGCAGCATGTATCATCGACCGATCTGCAGGAAAAAGCGACGTTGGCGTGCCTTTGATTGCACTGGCGGAATACGAGGTGCCGGCTTATCCTGCTGATCAACTTCCGCCGGAACTTGCCGCAATTCCGCCTGTTAAGCCGGGTAGTCGCAACATCTGA
- a CDS encoding RelA/SpoT family protein has translation MMRQYELVERVQRYKPDVNEALLNKAYVYAMQKHGHQKRASGDPYFSHPLEVAAILTDMHLDEATIAIALLHDTIEDTSATRQEIDTLFGPDIGKLVEGLTKLKKLDLVSKKAVQAENLRKLLLAISDDVRVLLVKLADRLHNMRTLHHVPEDKRLRISEETMDIYAPLAGRMGMQDMREELEQLAFRYINPEAFNAVTNRLAELMEKNRATLKQIETDLSSLFEKHGIKANVKSRQKKAWSVFRKMESKGLSFEQLSDIFGFRVVVDSVADCYNALGIIHTTWSMVPGRFKDYISTPKQNDYRSIHTTIVGPSRQRVELQIRTREMNDIAEYGVAAHSIYKDRGSAQNPHIISTETNAYAWLRQTIEALAEGDNPEEFLEHTKLELFQDQVFCFTPKGRLIALPRGATPIDFAYAVHTNIGDSCVGAKVNGRIMPLMTELHNGDEVEIIRSKAQTPPAAWESIVVTGKARAAIRRATRIAVRKQYSGLGMQILERAFERAGKVYSRDELKKGLPRLARKELDDVLAAVGRGELPSSDVMKAVYPEYQDAKPKPSASEREEGWVNFRNTSGMIFKMPEGGESAGFEPGGPNALPIRGASPDMPVHFSPEGAVPGDRIVGILQPGAGMTIYPIQSSALMAYDDQPERWIDVRWDIDESRRDRFPARINISAINAPGSLAEIAQIIAENETNIHNLSMVRTAPDFTQMIVDLEVWNLKHLNRILSKLKESKCVSDAQRVNG, from the coding sequence ATGATGCGTCAGTATGAGCTTGTCGAGCGTGTGCAGCGTTACAAGCCTGACGTTAATGAGGCACTGCTCAACAAAGCCTATGTCTACGCCATGCAGAAACATGGCCACCAAAAGCGCGCATCGGGCGATCCCTATTTCTCGCATCCCCTGGAAGTCGCCGCTATCCTGACAGACATGCATCTGGACGAGGCGACCATCGCCATCGCCTTGCTGCACGATACCATCGAGGACACCTCGGCCACGCGCCAGGAAATCGATACGCTCTTTGGTCCCGATATTGGCAAGCTGGTCGAGGGCCTGACCAAGCTCAAGAAGCTTGATCTCGTGTCGAAGAAGGCCGTTCAGGCAGAAAATCTGCGCAAGCTGCTGCTGGCGATTTCTGACGACGTGCGCGTCCTCCTGGTCAAGCTCGCCGACCGCCTGCACAATATGCGTACGCTCCATCATGTGCCGGAAGACAAGCGCCTGCGCATCTCCGAAGAGACGATGGACATCTATGCGCCGCTCGCCGGCCGCATGGGCATGCAGGACATGCGCGAAGAACTGGAGCAACTCGCCTTCCGCTATATCAATCCCGAAGCCTTCAATGCCGTCACCAACCGGCTGGCGGAATTGATGGAGAAGAACCGGGCGACGCTCAAGCAGATCGAAACCGATCTGTCAAGCCTGTTCGAAAAACACGGCATCAAGGCCAATGTCAAAAGCCGGCAGAAGAAAGCCTGGTCGGTTTTCCGCAAGATGGAAAGCAAGGGGCTTTCGTTTGAACAGCTATCGGACATTTTCGGCTTCCGGGTTGTCGTCGATTCAGTCGCCGATTGCTACAATGCGCTCGGTATCATTCACACTACATGGTCGATGGTCCCCGGTCGTTTCAAAGACTATATCTCGACGCCGAAGCAGAATGACTACCGGTCGATCCATACGACCATCGTCGGTCCGTCGCGCCAGCGCGTCGAGCTGCAGATCCGCACCCGCGAAATGAACGACATTGCCGAATATGGCGTGGCCGCCCATTCGATCTACAAGGATCGCGGCAGCGCACAGAATCCCCATATCATCTCGACCGAAACCAATGCCTATGCATGGTTGCGGCAGACGATCGAGGCGTTGGCTGAGGGAGATAACCCGGAAGAGTTTCTCGAGCATACCAAGCTCGAACTGTTTCAGGACCAGGTCTTCTGCTTCACGCCCAAGGGCCGCCTCATCGCACTGCCGCGCGGCGCAACGCCAATCGACTTCGCTTATGCGGTGCATACCAACATCGGCGACAGCTGCGTGGGCGCCAAGGTCAATGGCCGTATCATGCCGCTGATGACCGAGCTGCATAATGGCGATGAAGTGGAAATCATTCGCTCCAAGGCGCAGACGCCCCCCGCCGCCTGGGAATCGATTGTCGTCACAGGGAAGGCGCGCGCCGCCATTCGCCGCGCCACCCGCATCGCCGTACGCAAGCAGTATTCCGGGCTTGGCATGCAGATCCTGGAGCGGGCTTTCGAACGGGCCGGGAAAGTTTATTCCCGTGACGAACTGAAAAAGGGCCTGCCACGCCTGGCACGGAAAGAACTTGACGATGTTCTGGCGGCGGTTGGCCGTGGTGAATTGCCGTCATCGGATGTGATGAAAGCAGTCTATCCGGAATATCAGGACGCCAAGCCAAAACCCAGCGCCAGCGAGCGCGAGGAAGGCTGGGTGAATTTCCGCAACACGTCAGGCATGATCTTCAAGATGCCAGAGGGTGGGGAAAGCGCGGGTTTTGAGCCCGGCGGACCGAATGCCCTGCCGATCCGCGGCGCGAGCCCCGACATGCCGGTGCACTTCTCTCCGGAGGGGGCAGTACCGGGCGACCGTATCGTCGGCATTCTCCAGCCGGGCGCAGGCATGACGATCTATCCTATCCAGTCTTCGGCGCTGATGGCCTATGACGACCAGCCCGAACGCTGGATCGACGTGCGCTGGGACATCGATGAAAGCCGGCGTGACCGCTTCCCGGCCCGCATCAACATTTCGGCAATCAATGCACCGGGATCCCTGGCGGAGATCGCGCAGATCATCGCCGAGAATGAGACGAATATTCACAATCTTTCGATGGTCCGCACAGCACCGGATTTCACCCAGATGATCGTTGATCTTGAGGTGTGGAACCTAAAACATCTCAATCGGATATTGTCGAAACTTAAAGAAAGCAAATGCGTCAGCGATGCGCAGCGCGTCAACGGATAG
- the rpoZ gene encoding DNA-directed RNA polymerase subunit omega, whose product MARVTVEDCVDKVENRFELVLLASHRARLISQGAAITIDRDNDKNPVVALREIAEETLSPGDLKEDLIHSLQKHVEVDEPEAVAVPQVTAGDSEATEAAEMDADDNVSFDSMSEEELLAGIEGLVAPEKSDDY is encoded by the coding sequence ATGGCCCGCGTAACTGTTGAAGATTGCGTTGACAAGGTTGAGAACCGTTTTGAACTGGTTCTGCTTGCCAGTCATCGCGCCCGTCTTATTTCGCAAGGCGCAGCGATTACCATCGATCGCGACAATGACAAGAATCCGGTTGTAGCTCTGCGCGAGATCGCAGAGGAGACCCTGTCTCCCGGTGATCTGAAGGAAGATCTGATCCATTCGCTGCAGAAGCATGTGGAAGTGGATGAGCCGGAAGCAGTCGCAGTACCGCAGGTTACCGCTGGTGACAGCGAGGCGACCGAAGCCGCCGAGATGGATGCTGATGACAATGTCTCCTTCGACTCGATGTCGGAAGAGGAATTGTTGGCCGGTATCGAAGGCCTTGTGGCCCCGGAAAAAAGCGACGACTACTAA
- a CDS encoding NYN domain-containing protein, producing the protein MFDPREKIVLFIDGANLYAASKVLGFDIDYRKLLSAFQKRGYLLRAYYYTALVEDQEYSSIRPLIDWLDYNGYKVVTKPAKEFTDSAGRRKIKGNMDIELAVDAMQLTDTVDHFVIFSGDGDFRSLVEALQRKGRKVSVVSTLSTQPPMISDELRRQADHFIDLTSLRAEIGREASERAPRQRVEEEQVDY; encoded by the coding sequence ATGTTTGATCCACGAGAAAAAATCGTCTTGTTTATCGACGGTGCAAATCTCTATGCGGCCTCCAAGGTACTCGGATTTGATATAGATTACCGGAAACTGCTTTCTGCTTTCCAGAAGCGCGGCTATTTGCTACGCGCTTACTACTATACTGCTTTAGTTGAAGATCAGGAATACTCCTCTATTCGACCCTTGATCGATTGGCTCGACTATAATGGCTACAAGGTTGTTACCAAGCCTGCGAAGGAATTCACGGATTCTGCCGGTCGCCGCAAGATCAAGGGCAATATGGACATCGAACTTGCCGTCGATGCCATGCAACTGACCGATACGGTGGATCATTTCGTGATTTTTTCCGGCGACGGCGACTTCCGTTCCCTGGTCGAGGCGCTGCAGCGAAAGGGCCGCAAGGTCAGCGTCGTTTCGACGCTGTCGACGCAGCCGCCGATGATCTCCGATGAGTTGCGCCGCCAGGCCGATCACTTCATTGATCTGACCTCGCTGCGGGCCGAGATCGGCCGCGAGGCATCCGAGCGCGCGCCGCGCCAGCGGGTCGAAGAAGAACAGGTCGATTATTGA
- a CDS encoding uracil-DNA glycosylase, producing the protein MIAAPTGPEPSPDCSICTRLHDFIAAWRVKEPGWHNAPVPTFLPAGGVASVQLLVVGLAPGLRGANRTGRPFTGDYAGDLLYNTLNEFGFSRGTFAARPDDGLELIDTAITNAVRCVPPENKPVGGEISNCRRFLTPTIAQFANLRAIVTLGTIAHQSTVRAFGQPVAKHPFSHGGQSDIGNVRIFSSYHCSRYNTNTGRLTTEMFKGVFGEVSSYLNGIAG; encoded by the coding sequence TTGATCGCAGCCCCGACCGGTCCGGAACCTTCTCCGGACTGCTCCATCTGCACGCGCCTGCACGATTTCATTGCCGCGTGGCGCGTGAAGGAACCCGGCTGGCACAATGCACCCGTGCCGACGTTCCTGCCGGCAGGCGGTGTCGCATCCGTGCAATTGCTGGTGGTCGGCCTTGCGCCCGGCCTGCGCGGCGCCAACCGTACCGGGCGGCCCTTTACGGGCGACTATGCCGGCGACCTGCTCTATAACACACTGAATGAATTCGGCTTTTCGCGCGGCACATTCGCCGCCCGGCCCGATGACGGGCTGGAACTGATCGATACCGCCATCACCAATGCCGTGCGCTGCGTTCCGCCGGAAAACAAGCCGGTTGGCGGCGAAATCAGCAATTGCCGGCGTTTCCTGACGCCAACCATCGCACAATTCGCTAATCTCCGCGCCATAGTCACCCTCGGCACCATCGCGCATCAATCGACAGTGCGCGCATTTGGGCAGCCGGTGGCAAAACACCCGTTCAGCCATGGCGGCCAGTCGGATATCGGCAATGTGCGGATCTTTTCCAGCTATCACTGCTCGCGCTACAATACCAATACCGGACGGCTGACAACGGAAATGTTCAAGGGAGTGTTCGGTGAAGTGAGCAGCTATCTCAATGGAATCGCTGGGTAA
- the smpB gene encoding SsrA-binding protein SmpB has product MNKPKAASKPITVRKIIAENRKARFNFEILDTLEAGIVLQGTEVKSLRRNQSNIAESYASFERGEFWLINSYIPEYLQANRFNHEPRRHRKLLISKREMSRLAQSVDREGMTVVPLKLYFNDQGRAKLEIAVARGKKLHDKRETEKQRDWNREKSRLLRDRG; this is encoded by the coding sequence ATGAACAAGCCAAAAGCTGCCTCAAAACCCATCACGGTTCGCAAGATCATTGCGGAAAACCGTAAAGCGCGCTTCAATTTCGAGATTCTCGACACGCTGGAGGCTGGCATCGTGTTGCAGGGCACCGAGGTGAAGTCGCTGCGCCGCAACCAGTCGAATATTGCCGAGAGCTATGCCAGTTTCGAGCGTGGCGAGTTCTGGCTGATCAACTCCTATATTCCGGAATATCTGCAGGCCAACCGCTTCAACCATGAGCCGCGCCGCCACCGCAAGCTGTTGATTTCAAAGCGGGAAATGTCGCGGCTGGCGCAATCTGTCGACCGCGAGGGCATGACCGTGGTGCCGCTGAAACTCTATTTCAACGACCAGGGCAGGGCCAAGCTCGAGATCGCCGTCGCACGCGGCAAGAAGCTGCACGACAAGCGTGAGACGGAAAAGCAGCGCGACTGGAATCGCGAGAAATCACGGCTGCTCAGGGATCGCGGGTAG
- the dapA gene encoding 4-hydroxy-tetrahydrodipicolinate synthase, with protein MLKGSITALVTPFDQDGAFDEKAFRAFVGWQIAEGTNGLVPVGTTGESPTLSHAEHRRVVEVCIEEAAGKVPVIAGAGSNNTREAIELAEFSERAGADAILVVTPYYNKPNQRGLYAHYKAIAEAVSLPIIIYNIPGRSIIDMTPETMGQLANDFKNIAGVKDATGKIERVSEQRITCGKDFIQLSGEDATALGFNAHGGHGCISVTSNVAPRLCAEFQAATLNGDYNKALKIQDILMPLHKALFLEPNPTGPKYALAKLGKMHNALRSPMVPVESATAERIDQAMRHAGLIN; from the coding sequence ATGCTGAAAGGCTCAATCACCGCTCTCGTCACGCCCTTCGATCAGGACGGCGCCTTTGACGAGAAAGCCTTTCGCGCCTTTGTCGGCTGGCAGATCGCCGAGGGAACCAATGGTCTGGTGCCGGTCGGCACCACGGGCGAATCGCCGACGCTGTCCCATGCCGAGCACAGGCGCGTGGTCGAGGTCTGCATCGAGGAAGCGGCCGGAAAAGTGCCGGTGATTGCCGGTGCGGGTTCGAACAATACGCGTGAAGCCATTGAACTTGCTGAGTTTTCCGAAAGGGCGGGGGCGGATGCCATCCTCGTCGTCACGCCCTATTACAACAAGCCGAACCAGCGCGGCCTCTACGCTCACTACAAGGCGATTGCCGAAGCCGTGTCGCTGCCGATCATCATCTACAATATTCCGGGCCGCTCGATCATCGACATGACGCCGGAGACGATGGGCCAGCTCGCCAATGATTTCAAGAACATAGCTGGCGTCAAGGATGCGACGGGCAAGATCGAGCGCGTCTCGGAACAGCGCATCACCTGCGGCAAGGACTTCATCCAGCTTTCCGGCGAGGATGCGACGGCGCTGGGCTTCAACGCCCATGGCGGCCATGGCTGCATCTCGGTGACGTCGAATGTCGCGCCGCGCCTTTGCGCCGAATTCCAGGCGGCGACCTTGAATGGCGATTATAACAAGGCATTGAAAATACAGGATATTTTGATGCCACTGCACAAGGCGCTGTTCCTGGAGCCCAATCCGACGGGTCCGAAATATGCGCTGGCGAAGCTCGGCAAGATGCACAATGCGCTGCGTTCGCCCATGGTCCCGGTCGAGTCCGCCACGGCGGAACGCATCGACCAGGCGATGCGGCATGCCGGTCTGATCAACTGA
- a CDS encoding calcium-binding protein: protein MIIPSGLGGGAAVIVGGGQGNDRIDASAATLNVVSTINGGAGDDQIFGSTGNNIINGGAGDDFIEGGGGLADVLNGGPGIDTLSYEHSRGAVTVDMSTLTALGGITVSGGDAVGDQVANNFENAVGSAGADSITGNAGNNVLVGLAGDDTLLGGDGNDIIIGGEGKDTVEGGAGNDTYKFMAFSDFHITSEKVPFTPGDKLDFQAIDTNSFRPNDQPFELVDYDPQNGQIAVGEPGGGITELSINLGGQIRYIYVFHESDFIGQDDFIL, encoded by the coding sequence ATGATCATTCCGAGCGGCCTTGGCGGTGGCGCGGCTGTGATCGTCGGCGGCGGGCAAGGCAATGACCGGATTGACGCAAGCGCCGCCACCCTGAACGTGGTCAGCACGATTAATGGAGGCGCCGGCGATGATCAGATCTTCGGCAGCACGGGTAACAACATCATCAATGGCGGCGCCGGCGATGACTTTATCGAAGGCGGCGGCGGCCTCGCTGATGTGCTGAATGGCGGCCCCGGCATTGACACATTGAGCTATGAGCATTCCAGAGGTGCTGTGACCGTCGATATGAGTACGCTTACCGCCCTTGGCGGAATCACCGTAAGCGGTGGGGATGCGGTGGGCGACCAAGTAGCCAATAATTTCGAAAATGCGGTCGGCTCGGCAGGGGCCGATTCCATCACTGGCAATGCCGGTAACAATGTTCTCGTTGGCCTGGCTGGCGATGACACGCTATTGGGCGGCGATGGCAACGATATAATTATCGGCGGTGAAGGAAAAGACACAGTGGAGGGCGGCGCCGGAAACGACACATATAAGTTCATGGCTTTCAGCGATTTTCATATTACCAGCGAAAAAGTCCCGTTTACCCCAGGTGACAAACTGGATTTTCAGGCAATTGATACAAATTCCTTTAGGCCGAACGATCAACCATTCGAGCTCGTGGACTATGACCCTCAGAATGGGCAGATAGCGGTAGGTGAGCCGGGTGGGGGAATCACTGAACTCTCGATTAACCTCGGTGGCCAGATCCGGTATATTTATGTCTTTCACGAGTCTGACTTCATAGGACAAGACGACTTTATCCTTTGA